A window from Drosophila kikkawai strain 14028-0561.14 chromosome 2L, DkikHiC1v2, whole genome shotgun sequence encodes these proteins:
- the LOC108076162 gene encoding uncharacterized protein isoform X2, giving the protein MEISKSKKSKSAKKSKAPKDSAMSLKLMALQRKQKEVARVLTLKQEILLKSGVSYLEYQEIRAEIERLNFLKETFSRRADKLKQQDK; this is encoded by the exons ATGGAAATTAGTAAA TCGAAGAAATCGAAGAGCGCTAAAAAGTCGAAGGCTCCCAAGGATTCGGCCATGTCCCTCAAGTTAATGGCTCTCCAGCGCAAGCAAAAGGAGGTGGCTCGTGTGCTCACACTTAAACAGGAGATTTTGTTAAAGTCTGGAGTATCCTACCTGGAGTACCAGGAAATTCGGGCAGAGATCGAACGCCTGAATTTCTTGAAGGAGACATTTTCGCGGCGGGCGGACAAGTTGAAACAACAAGACAAATAG
- the LOC108076162 gene encoding uncharacterized protein isoform X1 produces MEISKKSKKSKSAKKSKAPKDSAMSLKLMALQRKQKEVARVLTLKQEILLKSGVSYLEYQEIRAEIERLNFLKETFSRRADKLKQQDK; encoded by the exons ATGGAAATTAGTAAA AAGTCGAAGAAATCGAAGAGCGCTAAAAAGTCGAAGGCTCCCAAGGATTCGGCCATGTCCCTCAAGTTAATGGCTCTCCAGCGCAAGCAAAAGGAGGTGGCTCGTGTGCTCACACTTAAACAGGAGATTTTGTTAAAGTCTGGAGTATCCTACCTGGAGTACCAGGAAATTCGGGCAGAGATCGAACGCCTGAATTTCTTGAAGGAGACATTTTCGCGGCGGGCGGACAAGTTGAAACAACAAGACAAATAG
- the LOC108076109 gene encoding U4/U6.U5 tri-snRNP-associated protein 1 has translation MGSSSSGKKHKKDKKNRHRSRSPEHQQRATEEEDVTLDLTDDSSAARHRHHKHKKHKESKDKEHRHRHHKHKERERPSEVISLEESDSDSSDCVEVPVQEQANKARESSHRDRERDSGRERDQLREKEREREREKERERDQLREREREREKDRERDRERERERERIKEREERERERLKEREKERERERDRERLKERSERERDRQREKELTAPPPPQISKHAEYESRREREIEREREGRNRAGRERERDRNRERSRSQTPPPATRKPNASRSFSPIPENGAGDVLSVEETNKLRAKLGLKPLEVESGPSKVTPAAGSSSHAESKRPAGEADLSSYKDEWGEFLHKPADNLKEKKEAEKLREKLKQRKEKRFLEERLARIRTLGESDEETDNAAKWVDRNKRVVNEREEAKRKAKELEELDEAFGVTELMEQEKSKARQRAYGDNNLKGLRVEHDMDDFGEGRTVILTLKDQDVLNEEEGDTLVNVNMLDEERYKKNVANKKQNPLSYGYNVYEEQYDELGNPIERSVLEKYDDEIEGQPKKRKNFVIGENVEEEREHRRKLLEIKTKLAGKRLETLEDTNLQLASDTYSTEELAKFKKPKKKVKKLRQKLKAEDLETLVEAGTSGNSSNFGSRHGRYRDHEDAEMEDIKPDIKIEGEDDDLERVLSKARKLKQKENIIKKPLDIDIESIQRDIKPEPVEETSSAGVVLTGADGNIVLNATAEFCRTLGDIPTYGMAGNRNEDSNDMMDYEKTEHAEEHMDTHNDEPSHSHGTWNSVNPDEVMQPADLDNLGDDLEDRAILDEEPDVGAGVANALRLALSKGYLEKEEKNRPSNTKMAHLQAKNYSIEDKAAGEDDKIGRRDRFQHGPIMDFKDKETFKPNVKLDYIDDNGRILNLKEAFRYLSHKFHGKGPGKNKIEKRLKKMEQDGLMKTMSSTDTPLGTLTMLQQKQKETKTAYVVLSGSNKNAAGVSGSSIAKFK, from the exons ATGGGTTCCTCGTCGTCTGGAAAAAAGCACAAGAAGGACAAAAAGAATAGACATCGTTCGCGTTCGCCAGAGCACCAGCAGCGCGCCACTGAGGAGGAGGATGTTACCCTGGATCTCACCGACGACTCCTCCGCGGCGCGTCACAGACACCACAAACACAAGAAGCACAAGGAGTCCAAGGATAAGGAGCACCGTCACAGGCATCACAAGCACAAGGAGCGCGAGCGACCCAGCGAGGTCATCTCCCTCGAGGAGTCCGACTCAGATA GCTCGGACTGTGTGGAGGTTCCGGTGCAGGAGCAGGCCAACAAGGCGAGGGAGTCCTCCCACCGCGACAGGGAGCGTGATTCTGGACGTGAACGTGATCAGCTACGAGAAAAGGAGCGtgagcgggagcgggagaagGAGCGTGAACGTGATCAGCTAAGAGAGCGGGAACGAGAACGCGAAAAAGATCGTGAGCGAGACCGTGAACGTGAGCGCGAAAGGGAGCGCATCAAGGAGCGGGAGGAGCGCGAAAGGGAACGCCTTAAGGAGCGAGAGAAGGAGCGTGAAAGGGAACGCGACCGGGAGCGCCTGAAGGAACGCAGCGAAAGGGAGCGTGACCGTCAACGCGAAAAAGAGCTTACCGCTCCACCACCGCCCCAAATCTCCAAGCACGCCGAATATGAATCGCGGAGGGAACGGGAAATTGAGCGCGAACGGGAGGGCCGCAATCGGGCTGGCAGGGAGAGGGAGCGCGATCGCAACCGTGAGCGCTCCAGATCACAAACGCCTCCCCCAGCGACGCGAAAGCCCAACGCCTCGCGTTCCTTTTCGCCCATTCCCGAAAATGGAGCTGGCGATGTTCTGTCCGTTGAGGAAACCAACAAACTACGCGCCAAGCTTGGACTTAAGCCTCTGGAAGTAGAGAGTGGGCCAAGCAAGGTGACCCCTGCCGCTGGCAGCAGTAGTCATGCAGAAAGCAAGAGACCAGCTGGGGAGGCCGATCTCTCCTCTTACAAGGACGAGTGGGGTGAATTCCTCCATAAGCCTGCCGACAATCTCAAGGAGAAGAAGGAAGCGGAAAAGCTGCGAGAGAAGCTGAAGCAGCGCAAGGAGAAACGCTTCTTGGAGGAGCGCCTGGCACGCATTAGAACACTCGGTGAGTCAGACGAGGAAACAGACAATGCGGCCAAATGGGTAGACAGAAACAAGCGAGTGGTTAACGAACGCGAAGAGGCGAAGCGCAAAGCCAAAGAGCTGGAGGAACTGGATGAGGCCTTTGGTGTCACCGAGTTGATGGAACAGGAGAAATCCAAGGCTCGCCAGCGGGCCTATGGCGATAATAACCTAAAGGGTTTGCGTGTGGAACACGACATGGATGACTTTGGCGAGGGACGCACTGTTATCCTGACACTTAAAGACCAAGACGTGCTTAACGAGGAGGAGGGCGACACCTTAGTCAATGTCAATATGCTGGACGAAGAGCGCTACAAGAAGAAtgtggcaaacaaaaaacagaatcCCCTCAGCTACGGCTACAATGTCTATGAGGAGCAATACGATGAGTTGGGCAATCCCATCGAGCGGTCGGTGCTGGAGAAGTACGATGACGAGATCGAGGGTCAACCGAAGAAGCGCAAGAACTTTGTGATTGGAGAGAACGTAGAGGAGGAGCGAGAACACAGGCGCAAGTTGCTGGAGATTAAGACGAAACTGGCTGGTAAACGTTTGGAAACCTTGGAGGATACCAATCTGCAGCTGGCGTCGGATACATACAGCACCGAGGAGTTGGCCAA GTTCAAGAAGCCCAAGAAAAAGGTGAAGAAACTACgtcaaaaactaaaagccgAAGATCTGGAGACTTTGGTGGAGGCGGGAACTTCTGGAAACTCCTCCAACTTTGGTAGCCGTCATGGACGTTATCGTGATCACGAAGATGCGGAAATGGAGGACATCAAGCCGGACATAAAGATTGAGGGTGAGGATGACGACTTGGAGCGCGTCCTGTCGAAGGCTCGCAAACTTAAGCAGAAAGAGAATATTATTAAGAAGCCATTGGACATCGACATCGAGTCCATTCAGAGAGACATTAAGCCAGAGCCCGTGGAGGAAACCAGCTCAGCAGGTGTGGTACTCACCGGTGCGGACGGTAACATCGTGCTGAATGCTACGGCGGAGTTTTGCCGCACCCTGGGCGACATTCCCACATATGGTATGGCGGGCAATCGTAACGAGGACTCCAACGATATGATGGACTATGAAAAGACCGAGCATGCGGAGGAGCACATGGATACGCATAATGACGAGCCCAGTCATAGTCATGGCACCTGGAATTCGGTTAATCCCGATGAGGTCATGCAGCCAGCTGACTTGGATAATCTGGGCGATGACCTGGAGGATCGTGCCATACTGGATGAGGAGCCCGATGTGGGCGCTGGTGTCGCTAATGCCCTACGCCTGGCCTTGTCTAAAGGATACCTAGAAAAGGAGGAGAAGAACAGGCCGAGCAACACCAAAATGGCCCATCTCCAGGCCAAGAACTACTCCATTGAGGACAAAGCTGCCGG aGAGGACGACAAGATTGGACGTCGCGATCGCTTCCAACATGGCCCCATTATGGACTTCAAGGACAAGGAGACCTTCAAGCCCAATGTCAAGCTGGACTATATTGATGACAATGGTCGCATATTGAACCTCAAAGAGGCTTTCCGCTACTTGTCACACAAGTTCCATGGCAAGGGGCCGGGCAAGAACAAGATTGAGAAGCGTCTGAAGAAGATGGAGCAGGATGGG TTGATGAAAACCATGAGCTCGACGGATACACCTTTGGGCACTCTGACCATGttgcagcaaaagcaaaaggagaCCAAGACCGCCTATGTGGTGCTCagtggcagcaacaaaaacgcCGCAGGAGTCAGCGGCTCTTCGATAGCCAAATTCAAGTAG
- the LOC108076117 gene encoding protein-glucosylgalactosylhydroxylysine glucosidase, with translation MLKRILFVVSFVLLKGCLAETTDAYLLKTFSLPSDLNFMPTLGNGHLGYTIYGDAIFMNGVYNGPGGNSKRARIPNWLNISTELCDRFGCASAEDVEVNGTSYEMDLRNGYFRSLTAYKSLGITVEQRTYPHKYYNRALVYEVVASRRTSSSSRVNSPQFLKLTQHPGTSSNAFEFVVLNNGSSTSSGDFRTLRGRTEVLEFEKFQPDPQEIFILFSESLEQPLQLEWPAWQSELRHRIIITIDRQESVARKELEDVLQLDPKSFLQKHTDSWNSFWDREFSIELRGDDALELSQIVNAGIFYLVSSLPSLNTNQQNEPFYGLSPTGLGRGNLEADYQGHNFWDTEIWMLPIVTQFGFQYAKEVLDYRFRKLEGARYNANATGFKGARFPWESAYTGTEVTNPCCPEVAQQEIHISPDISFAMQKFFAQSEDYVWTCETAWPIAAEVAEFLVSRATCEEKQNLCHFLNIMGPDEDHPDVNDNVYTNAVAKIALEFAEWAGQMCGNTSTKLFEKWRQLSDRLVILKDDELNYHPQHLGYTLNTIVKQADTILLGFPLRFDTSSTHLNDLHIYANVTRESGPAMTWSMFAANYLGTSEDWRAHDYFERGYKSYVRPEFKVWSETPLGYEGSANFLTGIGGFLQALIFGYGGLDFGRDGNKTVMFRSQASMPPNVNEVHVNYIRYGDSKCRFIFSNLSSEMQCSMQSGPGFEMVQNQKRTMLGKSFNLTHVRGDSPQHISIVR, from the exons atgctgaaaagaaTTTTGTTCGTTGTCAGTTTTGTGCTACTCAAGGGCTGCTTAGCAGAAACGACAGATGCATATTTGCTGAAAACCTTCAG TCTTCCCTCGGACTTAAATTTTATGCCCACCCTGGGCAATGGCCACCTGGGCTATACGATCTACGGAGATGCCATCTTCATGAACGGAGTGTACAATGGACCCGGCGGAAATAGCAAACGTGCTCGCATTCCCAACTGGCTAAACATAAGCACCGAACTTTGTGATCGCTTCGGCTGTGCCTCTGCCGAAGATGTGGAAGTGAATGGAACTAGCTACGAAATGGATCTGAGGAATGGGTACTTCCGTTCCCTCACGGCCTACAAAAGTCTTGGGATCACAGTGGAGCAGAGAACCTATCCGCACAAGTACTACAATCGAGCTTTGGTCTACGAGGTGGTGGCCAGCAGACGTACCTCTAGTAGTTCGAGAGTTAATT cTCCCCAGTTCCTGAAACTCACCCAACATCCTGGTACCTCCAGCAATGCCTTTGAGTTTGTCGTCCTAAATAATGGCAGCTCAACATCCAGCGGAGATTTTCGCACTCTTCGAGGTCGCACAGAAGTCCTGGAATTTGAGAAATTCCAACCGGATCCTCAGGAGATATTTATCCTATTCAGTGAATCCTTAGAGCAGCCCCTGCAACTGGAATGGCCCGCTTGGCAGTCAGAGTTACGACATCGCATCATTATAACCATAGACAGACAGGAAAGTGTGGCTCGTAAGGAACTCGAAGATGTGCTCCAGCTGGACCCCAAAAGCTTTCTCCAGAAACACACCGATTCCTGGAACAGTTTTTGGGACAGGGAATTCTCCATCGAATTAAGAGGAGACGATGCACTGGAGCTATCGCAGATTGTCAATGCCGGAATCTTCTATTTGGTTAGTTCTCTGCCATCGCTTAACACCAACCAGCAGAATGAACCCTTCTACGGATTAAGTCCCACTGGACTGGGGCGGGGCAATTTGGAGGCCGATTATCAGGGCCACAACTTCTGGGACACCGAGATCTGGATGCTGCCAATAGTCACCCAATTCGGTTTTCAGTACGCCAAGGAAGTGCTTGACTATCGTTTCAGGAAACTGGAGGGTGCTAGATATAACGCCAATGCAACGGGCTTCAAGGGCGCCAGGTTTCCCTGGGAGAGTGCCTACACTGGGACAGAGGTCACTAATCCCTGCTGCCCGGAGGTGGCTCAACAGGAGATTCACATATCTCCCGACATATCCTTTGCCATGCAAAAGTTCTTTGCCCAATCGGAGGACTACGTCTGGACCTGTGAAACAGCCTGGCCAATAGCAGCAGAGGTGGCCGAGTTCCTGGTTAGCCGAGCCACCTGCGAGGAAAAGCAGAATTTATGTCATTTCTTGAACATAATGGGTCCGGATGAGGATCACCCGGATGTGAATGATAATGTATACACAAACGCTGTGGCCAAGATTGCCTTGGAGTTTGCCGAATGGGCCGGCCAAATGTGTGGCAACACTAGCACCAAACTCTTTGAGAAGTGGCGGCAATTAAGTGATCGGTTGGTAATCCTTAAAGATGACGAACTGAATTATCATCCACAGCACCTGGGTTACACTTTGAACACCATTGTCAAGCAAGCGGATACCATTCTGCTGGGATTCCCCCTTAGATTCGATACCAG CTCAACCCACTTGAATGATCTGCACATATATGCGAATGTGACGAGAGAATCGGGACCGGCCATGACTTGGTCCATGTTCGCCGCTAATTATCTGGGCACCAGCGAGGATTGGCGGGCCCACGATTACTTTGAGCGCGGCTACAAGAGCTATGTTCGCCCCGAGTTCAAGGTGTGGAGCGAGACGCCGCTGGGCTATGAGGGTTCGGCGAATTTCCTCACCGGGATCGGGGGCTTCCTGCAGGCCCTGATCTTTGGCTACGGCGGCCTGGACTTTGGGCGCGATGGCAACAAGACGGTGATGTTCAGAAGTCAAGCATCAATGCCGCCAAATGTCAACGAAGTCCACGTTAACTATATTCGATATGGCGACAGTAAGTGCAGGTTTATTTTCAGTAACTTGTCTTCGGAAATGCAGTGCTCCATGCAGTCTGGTCCTGGCTTTGAGATGGTTCAGAACCAAAAGAGAACCATGCTTGGCAAATCCTTTAATT TGACCCACGTAAGAGGAGATTCCCCGCAGCATATCAGCATAGTAAGATAA